One stretch of Callospermophilus lateralis isolate mCalLat2 chromosome 11, mCalLat2.hap1, whole genome shotgun sequence DNA includes these proteins:
- the Arhgdia gene encoding rho GDP-dissociation inhibitor 1, translating into MAEQEPTAEQLAQIAAENEEDEHSVNYKPPAQKSIQEIQELDKDDESLRKYKEALLGRVAVSADPNVPNVIVTRLTLVCSTAPGPLELDLTGDLESFKKQSFVLKEGVEYRIKISFRVNREIVSGMKYIQHTYRKGVKIDKTDYMVGSYGPRAEEYEFLTPMEEAPKGMLARGSYNIKSRFTDDDKTDHLSWEWNLTIKKEWKD; encoded by the exons ATGGCAGAACAGGAACCCACAGCCGAGCAGCTGGCCCAGATTGcagctgagaatgaggaagacgaACACTCAGTGAACTACAAACCCCCGGCCCAGAAGAGCATCCAGGAGATCCAGGAGCTGGACAAGGATGATGAGAGCCTGCGCAAGTACAAGGAAGCCCTGCTGGGCCGCGTGGCTGTCTCTGCTG ACCCCAATGTCCCCAACGTCATCGTGACTCGCCTGACCCTGGTGTGTAGCACTGCGCCAGGCCCCCTGGAGCTGGACCTGACAg GTGATCTGGAGAGTTTCAAGAAGCAGTCCTTTGTGCTGAAGGAGGGTGTGGAATACCGGATAAAAATTTCCTTCAGG GTGAACAGAGAGATCGTGTCAGGCATGAAGTACATCCAGCACACATACAGGAAAGGTGTCAAGA TTGACAAAACTGACTACATGGTGGGGAGCTATGGACCCAGGGCAGAGGAGTACGAGTTCCTGACGCCCATGGAGGAAGCACCCAAGGGCATGCTGGCTCGTGGCAGTTACAACATCAAGTCCCGCTTTACAGATGACGACAAGACTGACCATCTGTCATGGGAGTGGAATCTCACCATTAAAAAGGAGTGGAAGGACTGA